One Helicoverpa armigera isolate CAAS_96S chromosome 1, ASM3070526v1, whole genome shotgun sequence genomic window carries:
- the LOC110376557 gene encoding mitochondrial thiamine pyrophosphate carrier — protein sequence MVGYSAKDSMTQKEKLFAGCFAGVTTRFITQPMDVIKIRSQLQRKPKRKNVVYRVARRIFWEEGVTAFWHGHVLGQFHSILAVSSQFYVYELTTKFVAGLAAHELRFRNVEHFICGVAAGCVCTTIVIPLEVIRVRQMLVKDQYRSVLRGAAAVYRYGGIFAFYEGLSASLLQMGPQVGISFSVFNFVQPMILRMFTPCPPGECSKGNKHRPQNIMLASTIAGSAAGFVSKSMTYPFDLAKRRLQIGSHRTNTKYKTPTQSQKLIKCTKLFECLLLAYKYEGIRGLFRGWTVTVYKAQMTSVVAFTTYELICYATRELNSLAV from the exons ATGGTCGGGTACAGCGCAAAGGATTCTATGACTCAGAAGGAGAAACTGTTCGCTGGTTGTTTTGCGGGGGTCACAACCAGGTTCATCACCCAGCCTATGGATGTCATCAAGATCAGATCCCAGCTGCAGAGGAAACCCAAACGCAAGAACGTGGTGTACCGGGTCGCCAGGAGGATATTCTGGGAGGAAGGAGTCACAGCCTTCTGGCACGGCCATGTATTGGGGCAG TTCCATTCGATACTGGCCGTCAGCAGTCAGTTCTACGTGTACGAGCTCACTACAAAGTTCGTCGCCGGCTTGGCCGCGCATGAGTTGCGCTTTCG aaatgtaGAACACTTCATTTGTGGTGTAGCCGCCGGGTGTGTATGTACTACTATAGTGATACCTCTGGAAGTGATCCGCGTTCGACAGATGTTGGTCAAGGACCAGTACCGCAGCGTGCTGCGAGGCGCCGCCGCGGTCTACCGGTACGGCGGCATCTTCGCCTTCTACGAGGGGCTCAGCGCTTCCCTGCTGCAG ATGGGTCCCCAAGTTGGAATATCATTCTCGGTGTTCAACTTCGTGCAGCCTATGATCCTGCGCATGTTCACGCCGTGTCCCCCGGGGGAGTGCAGCAAGGGCAACAAGCACCGCCCGCAGAACATCATGCTGGCCAGCACCATCGCGGGCTCCGCCGCCGGCTTCGTCTCCAAGTCCATGACCTACCCCTTCGACCTGGCCAAGCGGAGGCTCCAGATTGGG AGCCACAGAACTAACACGAAGTACAAGACGCCGACGCAATCGCAGAAGTTGATCAAGTGCACCAAACTGTTCGAGTGCCTGCTGCTGGCGTACAAGTACGAGGGCATCCGCGGGCTGTTCCGCGGCTGGACGGTCACCGTGTACAAGGCGCAGATGACGAGCGTCGTCGCCTTCACCACCTACGAGCTCATCTGCTACGCGACCCGGGAGCTCAACTCGCTCGCCGTCTGA